GCAGCAGGTGGGCGAGCGTGCTCTTCCCCGCGCCCGAGCGCCCGACGATGGCCACCAGCTGCCCCGGCTCCACGCGGACCGACACGTCCTTCACCACGAGGGCGGAGTTGGGGTTGTAGCGGAAGCTGACGCCCTCCAGGCGGATGCCGCCTCGCAGCGTCAGGGCCTTCCCCTCGCGCGACTTCTCCCGCTCCGGAGGGGTGTCGAGCACGTCGTTGATGCGCTCCAGGTAGGTGCCCAGGAACTGGAGCTGGCCGCCGGTGCCGAGCAGGTTGGAGAGCGGCACCAGCAGCGCGATGGCGAGCGCGTTGAGGCTCAGCATCGCCCCCAGCGTCATCGCCCCTTCGAGCACGCGCCAGGCGCCCACGCACAGCAGCACCAGGGGCGCCACGCGGCGCAGGGTGTTCGTCACCGCGTCCAGCCAGGCCGACAGCCGGCCCCGCTCCAACTCCACGTTGAGCAGGTCGACGTAGAGGTGCGAATAGCTGCGCGCCATCCGCGACTCCACGCCGAACGCCTTGAGCGTCTGCATCCCCGACAGCAGGGCCATGAGGTAGCCCTGGCTGCGGGCGCCCAGGTCCAACGCGCGCGACAGCTGGCTGCGCTGTCTCGCGCGAGGCACAACGAAGACGAGGAGCTGGAGCAGCCCCAGGCCCACCACGAGCGCTCCCATGGAGGCGTCCGTGGCCAGCAGCAGCGCCAGGTAGACGAGCACCAGCACCCCGTCCAGCGCGCTGGAGAGCAGGGCGGTGGAGAGCAGGTCCCGGATGGCCTGCTGCGAGCTCAGCCGCCCGAGCAGGTCCCCGGCGGGGCGATGCTGGAAGAAGGGATAGGCCAGCTGGACGAGGTGGTCGAGGAGCCCTTCGTTCATCCGCGCGTCCATCCGCGTGCGCAGCTCCACCAGGAGCTGGCCCCGGACCAGGGAGGTGAACAGCTCGAAGAGCACCACGCCCGCGAGCGCCACGGACAGCACGCCCATCAGCGTGTAGTCGTGACGGGGCACCACCCGGTCCACCACCACGCCCGTCAGCAGCGGCACGGCCAGGGTGAGCAGCTGGAGGATGCCGGAGAGGACGATGATGCGGGCCAGCCCGGGGAGCTGCTGGAGGAGCAGGGGAACGACATAGCGGTAGGCGCCACGGCTCACCCGGCCGCGCTCGAAGGTGGGGGCCGGCTCCAGCCGGAGGGCCACGCCGGTGAAGCACTGGCTGAACTGCTCCATCGTCACGCGACGGCGCCCTTGGTCCGGGTCGACCACGTCCACCCAGCCGTCGCCCAGCCGCTCGAACACCACCCAGTGCATGAAGCGCCAGTGGAGGAGGGTCGCGGGTGGGAGGTGGGGCAGGCGGTCCAGGTCCACGGACACCGCGCGCCCGAGCAGCCCGAGCTTGCGCGCGGCGGCCAGGAGCAACTTCGCGTTGGCGCCATCCCGCCCCGGGCCGGTCAACTCCCGCACCGACTCCAGCGTCACCTCCCGGCCATGGTAGCCGAGCACCATGGCGAGGCAGGCCGCGCCACAGTCCGTCACGGTCATCTGCCGGACCTCCGGCACGCGCCGACGCCACCAGCGCCAGGACGCGGTCGGAGCCGATCCTTGCGAGCGCGCGCTCACGGGGCCTGGAACCTTCCCGCGGACAGCAGGCCCGTCAGGTACAGGGCGCCCACCGCGAGGGCGATGGCGAAGGCGGTCATGAGCACGCCGCTCCACCGGGTCCAGGTGGGCGCGATGCGCAACAGCTCGCCCTTCTCCTGGACGACGCGTTGGGAGTGCTCGAGGGCTTCCTTGCGGAAGATGGAGGGCGGGGGCTCCGGAGGGCCGCTCATGGTGGGGACGGTCGGGAGGAACGCATCGCGTGGAGGCCAGGGGGAGATGCCGACCCGTCACGAGGGTCGGCATCCCCGGTCGAGCCCGAGCCGTCGCCGCGCTCGGGCTTCACGACCTCAGAGGCACACCTTCGGCGGACAGGGCGTGCAGATCACGGTGGTCTGCCCCGGCTGGCAACAGCCGCCGGTGATGCTCTCCAGGACGTCGTCGTCCAGCTCCAACTCGGAGGCGGGGTTGGCCGGCAGCGCGGCGCGCTCCTCGGCGGTGAGGCTCTCGTAGTACGCGGGGTCGCTCCATGCGCGGCGGATGTGGTCCTTCTTCGACTGGCTCATATGGATTCCTCGTTGGAGTGAATGAGAGGCGTGAAGAGGTGGGACTAGACGCAGTGGTACGGCGGGCACGGCGTGCAGATGGCGGAGCTCTCGGCGGAGGGGCTGTTGCCGCCGCCGATGCTCTCCAGCATGTCGGCGCCCAACTCGACCTCGTGCGCCGGGCTGGGTGGCAGCGCGGCGCGCTCCTCGGCCGTGAGGCCGGCGAAGTACGCGGGGTCACGCCACGCGCGGAGGATGTGGTCCTTCTTCGATTGGCTCATCAATGCTCCTGGGTTGTCGAGACGGGCTGGGAGACGCGTTCCCCGTGATGGCCAGCCCTCCATCGCGGGGAAGGACGGGCCGTGCTCAGCGCCTGCCGCGTGGCGGCGGTGGCGCGACGGCCAGCAAGGACGGAAGCGAATCCGGGAGCGCGAGCCGGGCGAGCTGGTAGGCCATGCCCGCCAGCCCCACCATCAGCCCCGGGGTCTCCGCGTTGCCTTGCAGGCCGTGCAACGGCCCATGCTCCTGGAGCCCCCTCAGGATTCCTCCCGCCACCCTCCGCGCGCGCTGCTCCAGCGAGGCGTCGCCCAGCGCGCGCGCCGCCTCCAGCAGGAAGTCCACGTTGCCCAGGTCGCCATGGCAGAGGCTGTGGTTGCGTCCGAAGCCGCGCGCCAGCGTCGAGTCGATGGCCACGGCAATCTCGTCGCGCACCCGCGCGTCGTCCAACAGCGGCAGTCCCCTCACGCGCGCGAGCCCGACGCCCGGCGCGCCGGTGCACCAGGCCCACATGAAGTGCTCCCCATCGCCTCCCAGCTCGACCGGGCGCGCGCGCAGGTCCGGCCAGTTCCGTTCGCGAGCCGAGTACAGCGCCCGCTCGTACTCCAGGGCGCGCAGGGCCAGCTCGCGGGGGCGCGGGTCTCCCACCGCCGCCGCCAGCTGGAGCAACGCCAGCGCGGTGCCCGCCACGCCGTGCGCGAAGCCCACCAGGTACTGGTTCCCCGCAGCTTCGGAGAGCCAGGCCACGCCCTGCTCCCGTGGGTGGGCGGTGGCCGCGAGCCGGTCGCCGCAGGCTTGCATCAGCTGTCGCAGCGAGGCGGAGGGGCGATGCGCCTCGAGCCCCAGGAACGCGAGCAGGCAGCCCGCGGAGCCCGCGCCGACGTCCAGGACGGTGTCCTCCGCCACGAGGGGGGCGAGCCGCGCCGTGTAGGCCACCGCCTGGTCGAGCAGCGCGTCGTCACCCCAGAGCACGCCCAGGTGCGTGAGCGCGTAGAGGATTCCTCCCCAGCCGTTGAGGATGCCGAGCCCCCGCGTCCCGCGAGGGTTCTCCTCGCACACGTTCACCAGGGCCACGACGGCGCGACGCGCGACGCGTGTGAAGGCCGCGTCACCCGTGGCCTCGCCCAGATAGCCCAGCGACAGGGCGATGCCCGCGAGCCCCTGGAAGACGTCCGTGCCCGGCTGGGCGAGCTGCCAGCCTCCCTCGCCCGCGAACAGCGAGAGCCACCGCGCCTCGTCGCGGCCCTCGAACGCGAGCGTCAGCAAGCGCCGGCCCACGCCCCGGGCCGCCTCGAGGAGGGCCTCCCGGCTCGCGGGGAGGGAGGTCTCCTGGAAGGCGTAGCTGGGGCGGTCCGCCACCGTCGAGCCGAGCCAGAGCACGTCGAGGGAGCGCTCCAGCACCCAGCGCTGGCGCGCGTGGTCGTCCTCGCTCAGCCCCTCCACGCGTCGCCTGACGCGCTCCAGGCCCGACTCCGCGAAGAAGCCGGGCAGCCGCTCTCCCTGACAGGACTCCAGGTCGCGCGAGCCGGGCCGCGCGCTGAAGTAGGGGATGTCCGCCCGCTCCAGGGCTCGCTGCTCCAGCGGGACGAGCAGCTCCAGGTCGGGCACCGTCACCACGCTCCGCCAGAGCTGGTCGAGGAAGCGCTGGCGCTCCGCCGCGTCGGCGAGCACATGGGGATGGAAGCTCTCGAAGTAGAGGGTCCCGTAGACGGCCGTGTTGCGGAACAACACGCGCATGGGCACGTCCGCGAAGGCGGCCAGGGGGCCCTCTGGCGCGAGCAGCTGGGCGCGGTGGGCGCGCAAGAGCGCGTACATGCGGGAGAAGCCCTCGGCGAGCGCGTCGCGGTGCTCCAGCACGGCGACGTCCGCGCCCTGGAGGGTCGGCAGGTTCTGCGTCCGCGCCATCTCCACGGGCTGGCGCTCGTAGCGCATCTGGTCCGTGCCCCGCCCGGCGGACACGAGGAAGGCCTGGGACGTCTTCTGTCCGGGACGCGCCCCCAGGCCGCTCAAGTCGATGCCACCTCCCTCGCGGGTGCTCCAGAACCGCTGGGGCAGCAGTCCGCTGCGAAGCACCGAAAGGAACGCCACGCCCTGGTCATGCTCCGCGGCCCGCGGCCTGCGCGTGCCCGACAGCGGATGGAAGAGCGTCTCCAGGTCCACGAGGAAGGGGTGCTCGCCCGCGGCGATGATGTTCTCGCAGTGGCAGTCCGTGGCGTCGAGCACGTGCAGGAGCGCCACGTACGCGCCCTGCCGCGCGTAGAAGCGGCGCACCTCTTCCGACGTGGCGCACGGCGCGGCGTCCACATGCTCCATCCAGCCGTAGTCGCCCCGGTCCCAGACGCGCACCGTCGCGAGCGAGGGGGTGGCGCCGCGCGCGTTCACCCACGTCAACAAGCGCTGGAAGACCGACTCGGGCCCCAGGGAGCGGGGCTTGTAGACGAGCCGCGCGCCGGACGCGAAGCGCAGCACGCACACGCCACGCCCTCCCCGGTGTGGGTCGGAGAGCCCGCCTCGCGCCTCCACCAGCAGCCCCGGGTCCCCATCGCCATGGATGCGCTCGCGCAGCCCGGCGGCGTCCTCGGCCAGCCGCCGCATCAGCTCCAGCGACGCGTCCTCCCATTGCGCGACGCGCTCCACCGCCGAGCGGGCCAGGACGGGATAGCGCTCCAGGATGTCGAGCGCGACGGCGCGCTGGCGCAGCGAGTGTTCGAAGGTCTCGAAGCGGGCCTCGGGCGTCCCTCCCGCGAGGGGGCCGTCCAACTGCGCGGCGTGCAGCTCCACCACGAGCGCGCGACCGAGCACCGGGGCCAGCCGCAGGGGGAGGTGGCCGAGCAGCAGCGTCGCCGCCTCCGGCGTGAATGGCGCCTCGGGGAATCGCGCCTTCAGCGCCGTCAGCCCCGCGCGCAACCGCGCATGGGCCCGCCGCACCAGCGGCTCCACCAGCGACAGGAAGGGCACGCGCGGCGTACCCGGTTCAGGGGGCGGCCAGTCGACGGGCTCCGCCACGGGCCGCGCATACGCCTCCTCCACCTCCGTCGCCCAGGCCGGGGTGGGAGCCTCGACGCCCGCGGGCGGGTCGCCCAGCAGCCCGAGCAGCCCGGCCTCGTCGAGCCCCAGCTCTTTCAGCCGCCGCGCCCACCAGTCGCCATGTCCGAAGGGCTCCTGTCGACGCCACGTCTCGAGCCGCCGCCTCGCTCCCGCGTCCACGGGGCCGGGCGCCGGAGGCCCCTCCAGCGTCGCGAGCCGCTCGCGCAAGGTCGCGGCCTTCCACCAGGAGCGCCGATGGGGCGCGACGCACCCCGCCGCCGACGCTGTTGCCACGGCCTGTGTCGACGCTGAGACCATGTTGCCTCTCATTCCAGACAGCCGGGTGAGGGGTTGCGATGGTGTGGCGAGGCTTTGGTGGATGATTGGTATTTCAAATGATGATTTGATGTCAATCCGTTGCCCTCGGGTCGCTCGGGGAATGGAGGAACATGTCGGTGCGGGAAGGTGTGGGTGAGCTGTATGACGTGCTCATCATTGGCAGCGGCGCGGGCGGTGGACCGCTGGCCCTCTCACTCTCGAGCGCGGGGCTGCGGGTGCTCGTGCTCGAGAAGGGCCGCGAGTACGCGCGCGAGGCGTATGCGCATGGCCCTGGTGGGCTGGAGCCCCAGGCGTTGATCCCCCGCGTCGAGGAGGACCCCCACACCGTCGTCACCCGGAAGACTGTCAATCCATTGCGCAATGCATTGGGCTGGACCGCGTCATGTGTTGGCGGCGCGACGGTCCATATGGGTGGATATTTCTATCGTTTTCATCCTGATGACATGCGGATGCGGAGCCGGTTCGGTGTGTATGAAGAGTTGGAGGACTGGCCCTATGACTACGACGCGTTGGAGCCCTGGTATGGGTTGGCGGAGCGCGAGGTCGGGGTGTCTGGACTGGCGGGGGTGAACCCTTTCGAGGGGCCCCGCTCCACGCCGTATCCGATGCCGCCGTTGGAGGCGCATCCGCTGGCGGAGGCGTTGGACGTGGCGTGCCGGCGCAGGGGGCTGCATCCGTTCCCCACGCCGCGCGCCATCAACTCACGGCCCTACCTGGGGCGCCCCGCGTGCGCCTACTGCGCGCGGTGTTCCGGCCTGGGCTGTCCGGTGGGCGCGCGTGGGAGCAGCCAGGAGGCGTTGCTGCCGCGGGCGATGGCCACCGGGCGATGCGAGCTGCGCGCGCTGGCGCAGGCGCGCGAGGTGACGCTCGGGGCGGATGGGCGGGTCTCCGGCTGTGTCTACCTCGACGACAGGGGGCGGGAGCACCGGGTCCTCGCGAGGGTGGTGTGCGTGTGCTGCTCCGCGGTGGAGTCCGCGCGCCTGCTGCTGTTGTCTCGCTCGCCGCGCTTCCCCGACGGCCTGGCCAACGGCAGCGGCCGGGTGGGGCGGCACCTCCAGTTCCATGGCGTCACCATGGCGCGGGCGCGGCTGCCGTTGGACCGGGGGCCGGGGGCGACGATGGTGGATCCGCATCCCTTCATCGGCCGCTCGGTGATGGACCACTACTTCCTCCCCGACGGGGTCTCGGAGCTGGCCAAGGGGGGCATCCTGCGCTTCGGCCGGATGGCGCCGGTCCCGGAGACGCTCGAAGGGGCGTCGTCCGCCGCGACGGGGGAGCTGTTCTGCGAGGTGTTCCACGACTTCATCCCCAACGCGCGGACGTCCATGGTGTTGGACCCGGAGGTGAAGGACCGCTGGGGCCTGCCGGTGGCGCGCATCCACCTGGACCGACCCCGGCACCATGTCCGCGCGGGCGCGTGGTTGCAGGCGCGCGTCTTCGAGCTGTTCGGTGACCTGGGCGCGGAGTCGATGGAGTCGCTCGTCGTCGGGGGGACGTCCTCGTACCTGGTCCACGGCACGTGCCGCGCGGGGAGCGACCCGGCGACGTCGGTGCTCGACGCCCATTGTCAGGCCCACGAGGTGGACAACCTCTTCGTGGTGGACGGCTCGTTCATGCCGACCTCCGGGGGCGCGGCGCCCACGTTGACCATCCTCGCCAACGCCTTCCGCACCGCCGACCACATCGCCCGGCGTTTCCGGGCGGGCGACTTCGGCTGAGCGCGCGGCGCGCCCTCCCATCCGAGGGGCGGGCGGTGTGTGAGCCGCCGGACCCTGGCCCACCCGACAGGCCCGGAGTCGGTGTCCGATGGCGCCCGGCGTGAGGGCCCGGCTGGCCGGGTGGACGGCGGGCGCGCATCGGCGTTGCGCGACGCATCCGGGGAGCGTAGGGAGCTGTCAACCCATGTCCGCGACCGTTCAACTGCTCGAAGCCGTACGGAAGGCTGCACGTCCTGGAATCTGGTCCAACGGAGTGAACCTCGCCCGTGCCGGCGCGGTGGCGCTCCAGTCGAAGAGCGGGGACGAACTCGAGCTGCGCGTCCGGTCGGCGGGGCGCCCGGTCCCCTTCACGGTCGCCCTGTATCCGGCCGACGAGGCCTGGGAGTGCGACTGCCCCAGCCGGGTGGACCCGTGCGAGCACGTCGTCGCGGCGGCCATCTCGCTCCAGCAGGCCGAGCGTCAGGACGCGCCGATGGAGACGGCGGCCAACCGCTGGTCCCGGCTGGTCTACCACTTCACCCGGACCTCGGATGGGCTGACGCTGCGCAGGACGCTGGTCCACGCGGATGGCAAGGAGGAGGCCCTGGACGGCAGCCTCGCGTCGGTGCTCGCCAGGCCCGCGCAGGCCGCGACGCTCCAGGTGGAGCAGGCGGACATCCTCGCCGACCGCATCCTGGAACAGCGCCGCACCCGGGGCACGCTCTCCCCGGAGACGCTGGACGCGGTGCTCAAGGTGCTGGTGTCCGCGCGCAACGTCCTGCTGGAGGGGCGCCCGGTCGCCATCCCCGAGGAGGTCGTCGTCCCGCGCGCCGTGGTCGAGGAGCGCGGCGGCCAGTTCGTGGTGACGGTGACGAAGGACCCGCGCGTCTCGGAGGTGGTGAGCCCCGGGGTGGCGAGGGTGGGGGACGCGCTGGCGCGCCTGGGCGAGACGGGCATGTCGGGGCCCTGGCTCCAGAACCTGCCCATCGTCCGGACGTACTCCGGAGAGAACCTGGGCGAGCTGACGTCGAAGGTGTTGCCGGAGCTGGCGCGGCGCATGCCCGTCGACGTGCGCACCCGCCGCGTGCCGCCGGTGGACCGCGACCTCAAGCCGCGCATCCTCCTGGAGCTGCACCAGCTCGACGCGGGCCTGTCCGTGCTGCCCACGCTCGTCTATGGCGCGCCGCCGACGGTGCGCATCGACAACGGGCGCATGGTGTACCTGAAGGGCGCCGTGCCCCTGCGCGACGAGGCGTTGGAGCAGCGGCTGGTCCACCAGCTGCGCGACGAGCTCAACCTCGTGCCCGGTCGCCGGGTGACGGTGGCGGGCCCGGAGATGGTGCGCTGGGCGGACAAGCTGCGCCGCTGGGGCGGGGACCTGGCGGGAGATGGCGCGTCGGTGGTGAGCCCCGACATGCGGCTCGTGCCCCGCCTCACGGTGGAGGGGGGGAGCACCGCCGCGGGCATCCCCGACGTGCGCTTCACGCTGGAGTTCCAGGTGGAGGGCGGCAAGGGCGGTGAGGCGCGCTCCGTCGACGCGGCGGCCGTCATCCGCGCGTGGACGGAGGGGCTGGGGCTGGTGCCGCTGGTGGGCGGAGGTTGGGCGCCGCTGCCCCGCGCGTGGCTGGAGAAGCACGGCGCGCGCGTGGCGGACCTGCTCGCCGCGCGCCAGGCGGATGGCCACGTGTCCAACCACGCGCTGCCCCAGCTGTCCGCGCTGTGCGAGACGCTGGAGCAGCCGCCGCCCCCGGGGCTGGACCGGCTGGCGCCGCTGGTCGAGGGCTTCGAGAAGCTGCCGGAGCCGGTGCTGCCGGAGGACCTCACCGCGTCGCTGCGCCACTATCAGCGGCAGGGTGTCAGCTGGCTGAGGTTCCTCCAGAGCGCGGGGCTGGGCGGAATCCTCGCGGACGACATGGGCCTGGGAAAGACGCTCCAGACGCTGTGCGTGCTGGGGGCGCGCTCGCTCGTCGTCTGCCCCACGAGCGTGCTGCCCAACTGGGCCGCGGAGCTCAAGCGGTTCCGTCCGTCGCTGCGCGTGAGCGTCTACCACGGCCCCGGTCGCGCGCTGGACGAGACCGCGGACGTGACGCTCACCACCTACGCCATCCTCCGCCTGGACGCGGCGGCGCTGGGCGCGCGCGACTGGAGCGCGGTGGTGCTGGACGAGGCGCAGGCCATCAAGAACCCGGAGAGCCAGGTGGCTCGCGCCGCGTTCTCGCTCAAGTCCGGCTTCCGGCTGGCGCTCAGCGGCACGCCGCTGGAGAACCGGCTGGAGGAGCTGTGGAGCCTGATGCACTTCACCAACCCGGGCCTGCTCGGGGGCCGGCGGCAGTTCGAGGAGAAGGTGGCCCGGCCCATCTCCGAGGGCAACACGGCCACGGCGGCCGAGCTGCGCAAGCGCATCCGTCCCTTCGTGCTGCGCCGCCTCAAGCGCGACGTGGCGCCGGAGCTGCCGCCGCGCATCGAGTCGGTGATGCACGTGACGTTGGATGAGCGCGAGCGCTCCATCTACGACGCGGTGATGGCGGCGACGCGCGCGGAGGTCGTCGCGCTGCTCAACGACGGCGGCAGCGTGCTCAAGGCGCTGGAGGCGCTGCTGCGGCTGCGGCAGGCGGCGTGCCACCCGGCGCTCGTCCCGGGGCAGCAGGCCACCTCGTCGTCGAAGGTGGAGACGCTGGTGGAGGCGCTGGGCACCGCGGTGTCGGAGGGGCACAAGGCGCTGGTGTTCTCGCAGTGGACGTCGCTGCTGGACCTCATCGAGCCGGCGCTGAAGCAGGCGGGCATCGCCTTCGACCGGTTGGACGGCACCACGTCGAACCGGGGCGAGGTCACCGCGCGCTTCCAGGCGGAGGACGGGCCGCCGGTGCTGCTCATGTCGCTGAAGGCCGGTGGCACGGGCCTCAACCTCACCGCGGCGGACCACGTGTTCCTCGTGGACCCGTGGTGGAACCCGGCCGTGGAGGCGCAGGCCGCCGACCGCGCGCATCGCATCGGCCAGGAGCGGCCGGTGAACGTGTATCGCCTGGTGTCCCAGGGCACGGTGGAGGAGCGCATCCTGGGGCTCCAGGACAAGAAGCGCGCGCTCGTCGAGGCGGCGCTGAGCGAGGCGGCGGGGGCGGCCGCCATCACCCGTGAGGACCTGCTGGAGCTGTTCGCGTGAGCCTTCTGAGAATCACCGTGGGGTTCGTCCTGATGTTGTCCCTGGAGTCCGAGGCCAAGAAGATGGATGCGACGACGGCGCTGCACGCGCTCATCTCCGAGGAGTGGCAGTACCAGCTCGAGCACAGCCCCACGTACGCGTCGGTGCAGGGCGACCGGCGCTGGAACGGGCGCTGGGACGACTTGAGCCTGGAGGCCATCGAGGCGGACCACCGCCACTCGCTCCAGGTGCTGGAGCGGCTGAAGAAGGTCGACCGCGCCCGGCTGTCCGCGGACGACCAGCTCAACCTGGACCTGTTCCGGCGCGACTACGAGACGTGGGTGGAGGAGCACCAGTTCAAGTGGTACCTGCTGCCCACCAACCAGGTGGGCGGCATCCCGGAGGGAATCAAGCAGCCGCCGGGCGTGCAGACGGCCTACCAGCTCGCGGACAACCTGCGCTTCGAGACGGTGAAGGACTACGAGGACTGGCTGGTGCGCCTGGGCGGGTTCGGGACCTACGTCGACCAGGTGGTGGCGCTGATGCGCGAGGGCCTGCGCGAGAAGCGCGTCCATCCCCAGGTCATCCTCCAGCGCATCCCCGGGCAGGTGGAGCGTCAGCTGGTGGAGGACCCGACGAAGAGCGGCTTCTTCAGCCCCTTCCTGCGCTTCCCCGCGAGCATCCCCCTGGCGGAGCAGCAGCGCCTGTCCGCCCTGGCGCGCGACGCCATCCAGAAGGGCGTGGTGCCCGCGCTGCGGCGCTTCCACCAGTTCGTGACGGCCGAGTACATCCCCGGCGCGTCCCAGCAGGTGGGCATCTGGCAGCTGCCGGAGGGCGAGAAGATGTACGCGTTCTTCGCCCGCAGGTTCACGACGACGGACCTGACGCCGGACGAAATCCACGCGCTGGGCCTGTCCGAGGTGAAGCGCATCCGCGCGGAGATGGAGGCCATCATGAAGCGCACGGGCTTCCAGGGGACGCTGCCGGAGTTCTTCCACTACCTGCGCACGGACCCCCGCTTCTATCACCGCACCGGCGAGGACCTGCTGCTGCATTACCGGGCGCTGGCCAAGCGCATCGACCCCACGCTGGTGCGGCTGTTCAAGACGCACCCGCGCCAGCCCTACGCCGTGGAGCCGACGCCGGACGAGATGGCGCCGGACGTGACGACGGGCTTCTACTACCCGGCGGCGGCGGACGGCTCGCGTCCCGGGACGTACCTGGTGAACCTGTACCGCCCGGAGACGCGCCCGCGCTGGGAGATGGTGCCCCTGACGCTGCACGAGGCGGTGCCCGGCCACCACTTCCAGACGTCGCTGGCCACCGAGCAGACGGGGCTGCCCGACTTCCGTCGCTTCGGCTACTACGTCGCGTACGGCGAGGGCTGGGCGCTCTACTGCGAGACGCTGGGCGACGAGCTGGGGCTGTACGCGGACCCGTACGACAAGTTCGGTCAGCTCTCCTACGACATGTGGCGCGCGGTGCGGCTCGTCGTCGACACGGGCATGCACGCCAAGCGGTGGACGCGGCAGCAGGCGCTCGACTACTTCATGGAGAACGCGCCCCGCCAGCAGCTCGACATCACCAACGAGGTGGACCGCTACATCGCGTGGCCGGGGCAGGCGCTCGCGTACAAGGTCGGCCAGCTCAAGATTCGCGAGCTGCGCACGCGCGCCGAGCGCGCCCTGGGCGGGCGCTTCGACGTCCGCGAGTTCCACGACGTGGTGCTGCTGGGGGGCTCGTTGCCGCTGGACGTGCTGGAGCGCAAGGTCGACGCCTGGATTGCAGGCCAGAAGGCCGCGCCCCGGACGACCTCCGCCACCGGGAAGTAGTCCCGCGCCGATTGCCGGAGCGGGCTACCCCCGCCGCCGGCCCACCGCGGCGCGCATCAACTGCTTGAGCGCGCCGTGGGCCCGGGGGCCTCCCGCCCGCATCAGCCGTTCGTTGAGGTCATCCACCAGCCGGTGCCGGAGGGGGGGCTCGTCGGTGGCGATCAAGGTCATCCGCGCCACCTGCCGCTCCGCCTCCTGCGCCTCGTAGTGTCGGACCCGCGCGGTGAGGTGGGCGCAGTGCTCGCGCAGGGCCGCGAGCTCCGCGCGCCCGGCTTCCCACTCC
This sequence is a window from Myxococcus stipitatus. Protein-coding genes within it:
- a CDS encoding SNF2-related protein, producing MSATVQLLEAVRKAARPGIWSNGVNLARAGAVALQSKSGDELELRVRSAGRPVPFTVALYPADEAWECDCPSRVDPCEHVVAAAISLQQAERQDAPMETAANRWSRLVYHFTRTSDGLTLRRTLVHADGKEEALDGSLASVLARPAQAATLQVEQADILADRILEQRRTRGTLSPETLDAVLKVLVSARNVLLEGRPVAIPEEVVVPRAVVEERGGQFVVTVTKDPRVSEVVSPGVARVGDALARLGETGMSGPWLQNLPIVRTYSGENLGELTSKVLPELARRMPVDVRTRRVPPVDRDLKPRILLELHQLDAGLSVLPTLVYGAPPTVRIDNGRMVYLKGAVPLRDEALEQRLVHQLRDELNLVPGRRVTVAGPEMVRWADKLRRWGGDLAGDGASVVSPDMRLVPRLTVEGGSTAAGIPDVRFTLEFQVEGGKGGEARSVDAAAVIRAWTEGLGLVPLVGGGWAPLPRAWLEKHGARVADLLAARQADGHVSNHALPQLSALCETLEQPPPPGLDRLAPLVEGFEKLPEPVLPEDLTASLRHYQRQGVSWLRFLQSAGLGGILADDMGLGKTLQTLCVLGARSLVVCPTSVLPNWAAELKRFRPSLRVSVYHGPGRALDETADVTLTTYAILRLDAAALGARDWSAVVLDEAQAIKNPESQVARAAFSLKSGFRLALSGTPLENRLEELWSLMHFTNPGLLGGRRQFEEKVARPISEGNTATAAELRKRIRPFVLRRLKRDVAPELPPRIESVMHVTLDERERSIYDAVMAATRAEVVALLNDGGSVLKALEALLRLRQAACHPALVPGQQATSSSKVETLVEALGTAVSEGHKALVFSQWTSLLDLIEPALKQAGIAFDRLDGTTSNRGEVTARFQAEDGPPVLLMSLKAGGTGLNLTAADHVFLVDPWWNPAVEAQAADRAHRIGQERPVNVYRLVSQGTVEERILGLQDKKRALVEAALSEAAGAAAITREDLLELFA
- a CDS encoding DUF885 domain-containing protein; this translates as MLSLESEAKKMDATTALHALISEEWQYQLEHSPTYASVQGDRRWNGRWDDLSLEAIEADHRHSLQVLERLKKVDRARLSADDQLNLDLFRRDYETWVEEHQFKWYLLPTNQVGGIPEGIKQPPGVQTAYQLADNLRFETVKDYEDWLVRLGGFGTYVDQVVALMREGLREKRVHPQVILQRIPGQVERQLVEDPTKSGFFSPFLRFPASIPLAEQQRLSALARDAIQKGVVPALRRFHQFVTAEYIPGASQQVGIWQLPEGEKMYAFFARRFTTTDLTPDEIHALGLSEVKRIRAEMEAIMKRTGFQGTLPEFFHYLRTDPRFYHRTGEDLLLHYRALAKRIDPTLVRLFKTHPRQPYAVEPTPDEMAPDVTTGFYYPAAADGSRPGTYLVNLYRPETRPRWEMVPLTLHEAVPGHHFQTSLATEQTGLPDFRRFGYYVAYGEGWALYCETLGDELGLYADPYDKFGQLSYDMWRAVRLVVDTGMHAKRWTRQQALDYFMENAPRQQLDITNEVDRYIAWPGQALAYKVGQLKIRELRTRAERALGGRFDVREFHDVVLLGGSLPLDVLERKVDAWIAGQKAAPRTTSATGK